Proteins encoded by one window of Lycium barbarum isolate Lr01 chromosome 11, ASM1917538v2, whole genome shotgun sequence:
- the LOC132617082 gene encoding rac-like GTP-binding protein RHO1 produces the protein MSASRFIKCVTVGDGAVGKTCLLISYTSNTFPTDYVPTVFDNFSANVVVNGATVNLGLWDTAGQEDYNRLRPLSYRGADVFILAFSLISKASYENVSKKWIPELKHYAPGVPIVLVGTKLDLRDDKQFFVDHPGAVPITTAQGEELRKTIGAPAYIECSSKTQQNVKAVFDAAIKVVLQPPKTKKKKGKSQKSCSIL, from the exons atgagtgCTTCGAGGTTTATCAAGTGTGTTACGGTGGGTGATGGTGCTGTTGGAAAGACGTGTCTTTTGATTTCTTACACAAGCAACACTTTCCCTACG GATTATGTGCCCACTGTGTTCGACAATTTCAGTGCAAATGTGGTCGTCAATGGAGCCACTGTCAATCTAGGGTTGTGGGATACTGCTG GACAGGAGGATTACAATAGATTAAGACCTCTGAGTTATCGTGGGGCCGATGTTTTCATTTTGGCATTCTCTCTCATTAGTAAAGCCAGCTATGAGAATGTCTCCAAGAAG TGGATTCCTGAGTTGAAGCACTATGCTCCTGGTGTCCCGATAGTTCTTGTTGGAACAAAACTTG ATCTTCGGGATGATAAGCAATTCTTCGTAGACCATCCTGGTGCTGTGCCAATTACTACTGCTCAG GGTGAGGAGCTAAGGAAAACAATTGGTGCACCTGCGTACATTGAATGTAGTTCAAAAACACAACAG AATGTGAAAGCAGTCTTTGATGCTGCCATTAAGGTCGTCCTCCAGCCTCCCAAGACgaagaaaaagaagggaaaaTCACAAAAGTCCTGCTCGATATTGTGA
- the LOC132619331 gene encoding protein POLLENLESS 3-LIKE 2-like yields the protein MLQEIWNGPPGFRPTKSAPSSPAKPLGISKIRSESFHVIPKVPVGDTPYVRAKNVQLVEKDPERAIPLFWAAINAGDRVDSALKDMAIVMKQTNRAEEAIEAIKSLRSRCSDQAQEALDNILLDLYKRCGRLDDQTNLLRHKLYLIQQGLAFNGKRTKTARSQGKKFQVSVEQEATRLLGNLGWSLMQQYNYVEAEDAYRRALVIAPDNNKMCNLGICLMKQGRVDEAKDTLRRVKPALSAGPRGVDSHLKAYERAQQMLQDLKSELMNKSGVTRLEQSKLFDAFLGSSAIWQPQPCKEQNNNIPSVIPQVGSHNRFADENMNANIIATNHMVVPAKSTMKPIVSHENLLNIRAPAFYSSKIVNEPTSTLLPENLKRTRSITEEKTEDNKWTELLPDSKDFEQAIIAAALNSEGSKDNAGILLTRKVDKRLKVFQDITLSLSPRA from the exons ATGTTGCAAGAGATATGGAATGGACCTCCTGGTTTTCGACCCACAAAATCTGCTCCGTCTTCACCAGCAAAACCACTCGGAATTTCCAAGATTCGTTCCGAATCGTTTCATGTTATTCCTAAAGTACCTGTTGGTGATACCCCTTATGTCAGAGCCAAAAATGTCCAA TTGGTAGAAAAGGATCCAGAAAGGGCAATTCCGTTGTTTTGGGCAGCGATAAATGCAGGAGATAGAGTGGACAGTGCTCTCAAAGATATGGCAATTGTAATGAAGCAAACAAATAGAGCAGAAGAAGCCATCGAAGCAATTAAATCGTTGAGAAGTCGATGTTCTGATCAAGCACAAGAAGCACTTGATAATATCCTACTAGACCTATACAAG AGATGTGGGAGATTGGATGATCAAACAAACTTGTTGAGGCACAAGTTGTACTTGATCCAACAAGGTTTGGCCTTTAATGGTAAGCGAACCAAGACGGCGAGATCACAGGGGAAAAAGTTTCAGGTTTCTGTCGAGCAAGAAGCAACTAGATTACTG GGAAATTTGGGATGGTCATTGATGCAACAATACAACTACGTTGAAGCTGAGGATGCATATAGGAGGGCACTAGTAATAGCACCAGACAATAACAAGATGTGCAATCTAGGCATATGCTTGATGAAACAAGGGCGAGTTGACGAGGCAAAAGATACACTCAGGAGGGTAAAACCGGCATTGTCTGCTGGCCCGAGAGGTGTGGATTCACACCTCAAGGCCTACGAAAGAGCACAGCAAATGCTCCAGGACCTCAAATCTGAGCTAATGAACAAAAGTGGGGTCACTAGGCTCGAACAAAGCAAGCTTTTCGATGCATTTTTGGGCTCTTCCGCAATTTGGCAGCCTCAGCCTTGCAAAGAAcagaacaacaacatacccagtgtgatcccacaagtggggtcccaCAACAGATTTGCTGATGAGAACATGAATGCTAACATCATTGCAACAAACCATATGGTGGTCCCTGCAAAGAGTACGATGAAACCAATCGTTTCACATGAAAACTTACTAAACATCCGGGCCCCAGCATTTTACTCATCGAAGATTGTAAACGAACCAACGAGTACCCTTTTGCCCGAAAATCTTAAGAGGACAAGGTCGATTACAGAGGAGAAAACAGAAGATAATAAATGGACAGAGTTGTTGCCAGACAGTAAGGATTTTGAGCAAGCAATAATTGCTGCTGCACTGAATTCAGAAGGAAGCAAAGATAATGCTGGAATACTTCTTACAAGGAAAGTTGACAAAAGATTGAAAGTATTTCAAGATATTACATTGTCTTTGAGTCCAAGAGCCTGA